The following proteins are co-located in the Macrobrachium rosenbergii isolate ZJJX-2024 chromosome 26, ASM4041242v1, whole genome shotgun sequence genome:
- the LOC136852688 gene encoding trichohyalin-like — MFLSLLTFVLQQCFGSGVKFPGENIFYISLVVLFTEVFILREICMDLVQFFIDFMALDNSECPEEAGIVKDEDLEDDNSDCEDDDPDIEEDDDSDCEEVPRSVSQKTEKATEKNENVLRLEKEMAEKTQMIEELMKKVEGLTEYGMQVERNMRDLERLNQEKERQICSMPAEMEILRKQIAEKSKETERLIRENEDKNSKLIILESTVTVLEMEKETLIHDLKEMENDRHATEVQLSKLNEDLERLREENARKQNRFESLQKENEGKTLRIKDLEDQLEVLTTEKQRAEENLQQFKTETVERKNEIEKLEEQNLLRDREILRLENECSLMQQKVNGLLKESKNVIAEKADGKMNDMTRRTVQLEFELAETKEELETMEFEKMEAIVEIERLQEENLAKDTKIRSLETKVRVLKEKKENESVKERDLITKENEMLNTKKNMVKMVPTEQSVPERKDGKKKALDKTRCLKKPQIDCKALYRRLDSIEEGLNQSRATEQHPAGTKRRTKALAKTPSIEKPLSREEVHQKMRLETAARLQKLEQDSQMVRNLYKINSVT; from the coding sequence ATGTTTCTAAGTTTGCTTACCTTCGTGCTCCAACAGTGCTTTGGCTCCGGGGTCAAATTCCCCGGCGAGAATAtcttttatattagtcttgttgtGCTGTTCACCGAAGTATTTATACTTCGTGAAATTTGCATGGATTTGGTTCAATTCTTCATTGATTTTATGGCTCTGGACAACTCTGAGTGTCCGGAAGAGGCTGGAATTGTAAAGGACGAAGATTTGGAAGACGATAATTCAGACTGTGAAGACGATGACCCAGATATTGAAGAAGACGATGATTCAGATTGCGAAGAAGTACCTCGTTCAGTCAGTCAAAAGACAGAGAAAGcaactgagaaaaatgaaaacgtCTTAAGGCTTGAGAAAGAGATGGCAGAGAAGACTCAGATGATCGAGGAATTAATGAAGAAGGTAGAGGGTCTGACCGAATATGGAATGCAAGTGGAACGAAACATGAGAGACCTGGAACGACTCAACCAGGAAAAGGAGAGACAAATATGCTCCATGCCTGCCGAGATGGAAATTCTTAGAAAACAAATAGCGGAAAAGTCAAAAGAGACAGAAAGGCTAATAAGGGAAAACGAGGATAAAAACTCCAAGCTAATAATTTTGGAAAGCACAGTCACAGTTCTCGAAATGGAGAAGGAGACGCTGATTCACGatctgaaggaaatggaaaatgacagacatGCGACAGAAGTCCAGCTCAGCAAGCTCAACGAGGACTTGGAGAGACTTCGAGAAGAAAATGCAAGGAAACAAAATCGCTTTGAAAGTCTGCAGAAAGAGAACGAGGGTAAAACCTTGAGAATTAAAGATTTGGAAGACCAGTTAGAAGTTCTCACCACCGAGAAACAGAGGGCTGAAGAAAATTTGCAGCAGTTCAAAACAGAAACAGTCGAGAGAAAGAACGAAATTGAAAAACTGGAAGAACAGAACCTGCTGAGGGATAGAGAGATCCTCCGACTGGAGAATGAATGCTCTCTGATGCAACAGAAGGTCAACGGTCtgttgaaagaaagtaaaaatgttaTAGCAGAAAAGGCCGATGGAAAGATGAATGACATGACGAGGAGGACAGTTCAACTGGAATTCGAACTGGCCGAGACGAAGGAGGAGTTGGAGACGATGGAGTTCGAGAAGATGGAGGCGATCGTGGAAATTGAAAGGCTCCAAGAAGAGAACTTGGCCAAGGATACGAAGATCAGATCCTTGGAAACGAAAGTCAGGgttctcaaagaaaaaaaggagaatgaatCAGTAAAAGAACGCGATCTGATaactaaggaaaatgaaatgctcaatacaaaaaagaatatggTTAAAATGGTGCCGACAGAACAGTCTGTACCAGAaaggaaagatggaaagaaaaaggcCCTGGATAAAACTCGATGTCTGAAGAAACCTCAGATCGATTGTAAAGCCCTCTACCGACGACTGGACAGCATCGAGGAAGGACTCAATCAAAGCAGGGCAACGGAACAGCATCCAGCTGGCACCAAGAGACGCACAAAAGCCCTGGCTAAAACTCCATCAATTGAGAAGCCCCTCAGTAGAGAAGAAGTGCATCAGAAAATGAGGCTGGAAACTGCAGCCAGACTCCAAAAACTGGAGCAAGACTCTCAAATGGTAAGAAATCTCTACAAGATCAACTCTGTCACTTGA